GCCGTAGCCGGCCAGCGTCCCCACCGCCACGGCGGGAACCAGCAGCGCGAGCATGCCGAGGCCCAGGAACTGATCGGCGGGATTCAGCGGATCGACCAGGGAGGAGCTGGTGGCGGCGGCCGGCCAGATCTCGCCGGCGATCAGCAGCGGCGCCATCACCTGGAGGTTCATCATCACGAACACGGCGAGGGTGACCACCAGCGTGACCAGCGGCCGCCACCAGTAGCGGCAGTGCGCGACGGTGCGGGCAGCGCGATGGTAGGGCTGGGGCTCGGGGAGGGTCACGGGCAGCGCCGCGCCGATGCCGCCCGGGGCGCTCGTCGCCGGTGGCTGAGGAGGAGGACGCAGGTCGGGTTCGATCATGCCCCGATCCTGCCGGTCACCCGCGAGCGCCCGCGTCCGCTCTTCGTCTCCTCCTGTCCACCGCCGATCGGCTGACCTCGCAGGTCGGGCATCGGCCGAGCGGCTGATCCGTCGGCCGCGCCCTGCTCCCTACCCTGGTCCCATGACCGTCACCGCGCCCCGCTCACCGGCGCCGCCCTCCGTGCGCAGCCCGCGCCAGTGGGCGATCGCGCTCGCCCAGAGCCTCGTGGGCACGGCACTGGGCCTGCTGGTGCTGCTCATCGGCTTCGGAGCGCTGCTGGTGGAGTTCTCCGACGAGCCGCCGGCGGGGCTGGTGGGGCTGTACGCCGTCGACGCGCTGGTGGGCGCGGTCGCGACCCTGCTCGTCGGCCCGCTGCGGTTCCTGCGGCCGGGCCGGCTGCACACTGCGGCGCATCTGCTGCTCGCGGCCGCCGCCGGGCTCAGCTCGTGGTCGCTGCCGGCAGCGGCGCTCGCTCTCCACCGGATCGGGGTGCGGCGCCGCATCACGCTCGATGTCGCGGCGATCCTGCTGGTCGCGGGGACCTCAATGGTCTCGTTGAGCATCGATGCCCGGATCCGGGGAGAGGCGCCCGAGGCCCTGATGCTGGTCGCGATGGCGGTCATCGTGGTGCTCGCCCTGATCCCGCTGCTGCTCGGCCATGTGGTGGGCACACGGCACGAGCTGCTCGTCTCGCTGCAGGAGCGGACCGCCTCCGCGGAGCGCGAGCGGGAGACCGCCCAGCGGGAGCGTGCCGCCGCAGAGCGGGAGGCCGCCGCACTGGTGCGCGAGCGCGAGGCGGAGACCGCCCGGGTGCGCGCCGAGGAACGCGCCGCGCTGGCCCGGGACATGCACGACAGCATCTCCCACCACCTGGCCGCCATCGCGATGCATGCCGGCGCCATGGCCTACCGCGAGGACCTCTCAGCGGTGGCGCTGCGCCGCACCGCGGGCACGGTGCGGGACAACGCGCAGCAGGCGAACCGGGAGCTGCGCACGGTGCTGTCGGGACTGCGCACCGCTGAGGATGACGCACCGCTGGCCACGGCCCCCACCCTGGCCGGCATCGTCGAGCGCTGCCGGGAGGAGGGCCAGGAGGTGGAGCTGGTCTGGGAGGGCCTGACCGCACAGGATCTCACCGCCCGGGATCGCAGCACCGTGGTGGCCCTGGCCCGGATCCTCGCCGAGGTGACGGTGAACGCCGCCAAACATGCCCCGGGCCTGCCGCTGCAGGTGACCCTCTCGCGGTGGGACGAGCAGGTGCGGCTGCGGGCCCGGAACCCGCTGCCGTCGGAACCGACTTCGACCCTCTCGTCAGGACATGGTCTGCTCGGGGTGCAGGAGCGGGCACGGCTGCTGGGCGGGGACGCGCGCCACGGCGCGAGCGACGGGGACTTCGAGGTGGAAGCATGGATGCCATGGTGACCAGTGCGGTGGGCGAGGACCGGCACGGGAGCCCCGCGGTGCGGGTGCTGCTGGTGGACGACGAGGCGCTGATGCGCGCCGGGCTGCGGCTGATGATCGACGGCGCGCACGGCATCGAGGTGATCGGCGAGGCGGCCGACGGCGCTGCGGCGCTCGAGCAGGTCCGCTCCCTGGCTCCCGATGTGGTGCTGATGGACATCCGCATGCCCCGCATGACCGGACTCGAGTCCCTGCGGGCTCTGGGGGACGAGGGCGCTGTGGCGCGGGTGGTCATGCTGACCGCCTTCGACACCGATGACTTCCTGCTGGAGGCGCTGCGGGCCGGTGCCGTGTCCTTCCTGCTCAAGGACTCCCCGCCCGAGGAGGTGGTGCAGGCGGTGCTCGATGCCGCCGCAGAGCGGCCGCGCTTCTCCCCCGAGGTGCTCTCGCGGCTGGTGCGCCTCGCCTCCGCCGACTCCCCCGGCAGTCCCGGCGACGGCTCGGTCAGCGGTGGTGCCGACGGGGCGACGCCCGAGGTGCCGCCGGCGGACTCCCCCGCGCCTGCGGGCATCACCGGGCGCGAGTGGGAGGTGGCCCTCCTGGTGGCCCGCGGGCTCCCCAACCCGGAGATCGGCGAGACGCTGTACATGTCGGTCGCGACGGTGAAGACCCACCTGGGCAGGCTCTATCACAAGCTGCAGGTCACCAACCGGGTGCAGCTGGCGATCCGGGTGCTCGAGCTGGGCAGCTGACGCGTCCGTCCCCGGGGCGTCGACGGGGGCCGGTGGCTGCAGCGCGACGGGCGGGGCGATCGACATGCAGCGCCCCGCCCGGCCGCGATCAGTCCTCGGGCAGTGCCGCGAAGTTCGCCTTCGCATCGTTGTACCAGCCCAGGGACTGCTTGGGGTGCAGCCACCGGGCCCTCATCTCCTGACGCGCCGCGCGGTGGGTCTCGTCGCCGGCCTTGACCACCGCCCGGAGATGCTTGTCCTGGGCGTGGATGACCTCGTCGGCGGTCTCGCCGCGGTGGCCGAGGTCGCAGGGGCCGCCGAGCTGCTGGCAGGTCATGGTCTTCATGATGTCGTCCTTCCGTGATGCGGTTGCTGTCACTGTGTTGACGCGCACCGTGCCGGGAGTGTGACAGCGGAGCGCGATCTCGTGGCGCCGTCGCTCTCAGCGCGGCCGAGGACCGTCCCGGCGCACCACGCGTGCCATCACCTCGGGGTCGGCGCGGAAGTCGATGCGCGCCACGCGGCCGTCCACCACGGTGAGGTCGAACAGGACCTTCGCCGTGCCGCGGTGGAACCAGGCGGAGGCTGCGCGGCCGTCGATGCCGACGGGCAGGGCGGCCTTCGCCGCACCGTTGAAGAAGCTCACCACCTCCTCGCGACCGTCGATCGCGGCCGGGGTCCCGGCCCCGATGGCCTGATCGTCGGCGCGGATCACGGCGTCGGGAGCGAGCAGCTCCAGCAGGCGGGTGAAGTCCCCTTCGCGGGCGGCGGTCATGAATGCATCGACCACCTCCCAGTCGGCGAGCGCGTCCTCGGGCCGGGGCTGGGCGATCTTCGCTCGGGCGCGGGAGGCGAGCTTCCGAGCGGCCTGCGGGGTGGTGTCGAGGGCGGCGGCGATGGTGGTGAACTCGAAGCCGAAGCTGTCGTGCATCACGAAGGCCACGCGCTCGTTCGGGCTCAGCCGGTCCAGCACCAGCTGCAGGGCGATGCCGACGGTGTCTGCCAGCTCCACGTCCTCCGCCGGATCGGGGGCGGTCTCGGCCACGTCGATCTCGGCTTCGGGCACGGGGGTGCCCCGGCGCAGCCGGTCCAGGCACAGCCGGGTGGTGACGGTGGTCAGCCAGGCAGGGAGGTTCTCGATGTCCTGGTCGGTGCCGTCCAGCCGCAGCCAGGCCTGCTGGACGATGTCCTGGGCCTCGGCCGGATCGGCGAGCACGCGGGTCGCGAGCGCCACCAGTCGCGGTCGTTCCTGCTGGAGCTGCTGGGCGCGCTCCTCGCTGCGCCGGCGTGCGTCCGCCGGGTCATGGGGTGGGTTCGCGGTCATGGGGTCGTCCTTCCCGGTGCGCCGAGAGCCCGGGCGGCCGACGGCTCCTGCCCCATCGACGCAGCCGGCGATCAGAACGTGACGAGCGTGCGCTGACGCCTGCTTCCGGTCACCGGCTCTCTGCCTCGATCACCCCATCATCCATCAGCACCGGCCCGGGGCTGGTGGTCGCGGCGGCCACGAGCACTGGCACCGAGCTCATGCCCGGGGCTCCGGCTCTGGCTCAGAGGCGTTCCCGCGGGAACGCCTCTGCTCGCGTGGCGGCCGGGCTGCTGAACGGGACGGAGCACCCGTCGGAGTCGACGATCAGGCGAAGCTCGGCACGGCCGCGAGCACCACCAGCAACGTGGCCAGGAAGAGGTACACCACCCAGCGTGGGATGCCGCCGGGCGGGAGGGGCCGCCGCCGGCCCTCCGCTGTCATCTACCCCCGTGACATCCTGAACCCCGCTCCCGACGACGAAAGCAGGCCGGACCATGCCCACAACCCGTGATCTCGCCACCCCGCTGGGCCGTGCCCGGATGCTGTTCTCGATGCTCTCCGCGCCCAAGCTGCGGGCGGGGATCGGCCAGGGCCTCACCGGCGAGGCAGCGCCCGAGACCGCAGACGTGCGCGGGCCGCTCTCCCGAGTGGACTGGCTCCGCCCCGACGGCGAGGTCGACGTCGCAGCGGTGCGCGAGATCGCCGAGACGCTCGCCCTGATGCGCTCCGACCAGGCGATCCTCGAGGTGGGCAGGCTCGACGGCATCCCGGCGAAGACCGAGGAGTCCCAGGCGGTCAGCGCGCGGATCGCGACGATCGTGTTCGAGCGCGTGGGACCGCGGCGCACGCTCAGCGAGGCCGAGCTGAACGCCGCGATCGCGATGTTCGCGCAGGATGTCGCGCTGGTCCGGCGCGACGCCGTGGACGCGGGGGTGCTGGTGCGCTCCGCGGACGGGGCGGCCTACCGCCTGGCCACCGGCTGAGGGGTCAGTCGCCGAAGTGCTTGCCGATCTTCCGGGTGATCCGGCGGATGAACGGAATGACGAACACGAAGATCCACCACGCGCTGAGACCGAAATCGAAGAATCGCATGATGATGACCCCGAAGACCACCACCACCAGGATCGGGACGACCCCGCCGATCACCGTGCCGAGGGTGGAGCGGCTGCTCGATGACTCCTCGGTGCCCTGACCGGTGAATCCCGCCATCCACGACGACTCCGACTCACCGCCCCTCCTGCGCGCCTCGTCCCCGGTGACATCGCCGAAGCGGGGTGCCATCCGCTCCGCCGCCTGCGGATCCCTGCTGTCGCCGAAGTCCGGGTCGGCTCCCTGGGCGTCGGAGGCGAAATCGGAGGACCAGCCGCCGGAGCCGTCCGCCCCCTGCGGCTCCGCGCCGTCGCGGTCCCCGCCGCCCAGCCAGGACGGGTCCCCACCCGGCCCGTGATCATCATTCCCCCATCGGTTCATCATGCGCTCATGGTAGGCGCACCCACGCGAGAGCACGGCTCGCCCCCGCGCACGCAAGCGCCCATCCTCGACGTTGCTCACGCCCTGTCCCCTCGGGTCCGATCAGCCGCCCCCTTCCACACCGTCCGGCACGGGCGTAATCTGGGATGCACAGCGTCGAGCGGAGTCTCCGCTCCGCAGCCGTGCGGTCGGTGCGATCACCGCGCCGGCAGGCCCGTCGAAGCTCCTGCATGGAGCAGACGAACGGAGGAACAGTCATGTTCATCGATGGCCCCGTCGACCCGCCCCTGACACGAGCGAACGAGGACCCCGCGCGCGCCCCCGTGCGGTGGGCCGCGATCGTGTGCGGGTTGTTCTTCCTCGCGATCGGCTTCGCAGGATTCGTCCCCGGTGTGACATCGAATTTCAATGCGATCGAGATGGGCTACGGCTCCGGAGCGATGGTGCTGGGCATCTTCCAGGTGTCCATGCTGCACAACATCATCCACCTGCTGCTCGGCGTGGCCGGGTTCGCGCAGTCGAGGTTCTCCCACTCTGCGCGGAGGTATCTGCGGATCGCCGGCGGCCTCGCCGCGGTGCTGTGGCTCTTCGGCCTGCTCGTCGACCCGAGCTCGATGGCGAACTTCGTGCCTCTGAACGCGGTCGACACCTGGGCGTACTTCGTCCTGGCGCTCGTCGTGGTCGGCCTGTCTTTCCTGCCCGGCGATGCCACGTCCGCTGCGGCGAGGAGCGCCCGTCGCATCTGAACGTCGGCCGCGGGTCGCAGCGCATGCTGCGACGCGGCTGGCCTACGCTCGTGACCCATGACCGTCTCCTTCGCGCGTCTCGACCCGACCGGCGACGACCATGACACCCTCGTCGAGTTCATGACGCGCAACGAGTTCCCGTTCCATGTGCATCCCCGCTGGGGCGCCGCGGAGGTCGACGCCGCGATCGGCAAGGGCGCCTATCGCGACGAGGACCACGACTCGTTCTGGATCGATCACCACGATCTCGGCCGCCTCGGCGTCCTCCGCCTCGAGGACCTGAGCGATGACGCGCCGCTGTTCGACCTCCGTCTCGACACCCCGTTCCGCGGCCGTGGCCTCGGGGTCGACGTCCTGCGGGCCGTCA
The window above is part of the Brachybacterium vulturis genome. Proteins encoded here:
- a CDS encoding response regulator — encoded protein: MDAMVTSAVGEDRHGSPAVRVLLVDDEALMRAGLRLMIDGAHGIEVIGEAADGAAALEQVRSLAPDVVLMDIRMPRMTGLESLRALGDEGAVARVVMLTAFDTDDFLLEALRAGAVSFLLKDSPPEEVVQAVLDAAAERPRFSPEVLSRLVRLASADSPGSPGDGSVSGGADGATPEVPPADSPAPAGITGREWEVALLVARGLPNPEIGETLYMSVATVKTHLGRLYHKLQVTNRVQLAIRVLELGS
- a CDS encoding sigma-70 family RNA polymerase sigma factor — encoded protein: MTANPPHDPADARRRSEERAQQLQQERPRLVALATRVLADPAEAQDIVQQAWLRLDGTDQDIENLPAWLTTVTTRLCLDRLRRGTPVPEAEIDVAETAPDPAEDVELADTVGIALQLVLDRLSPNERVAFVMHDSFGFEFTTIAAALDTTPQAARKLASRARAKIAQPRPEDALADWEVVDAFMTAAREGDFTRLLELLAPDAVIRADDQAIGAGTPAAIDGREEVVSFFNGAAKAALPVGIDGRAASAWFHRGTAKVLFDLTVVDGRVARIDFRADPEVMARVVRRDGPRPR
- a CDS encoding DUF2087 domain-containing protein; translation: MPTTRDLATPLGRARMLFSMLSAPKLRAGIGQGLTGEAAPETADVRGPLSRVDWLRPDGEVDVAAVREIAETLALMRSDQAILEVGRLDGIPAKTEESQAVSARIATIVFERVGPRRTLSEAELNAAIAMFAQDVALVRRDAVDAGVLVRSADGAAYRLATG
- a CDS encoding sensor histidine kinase, whose protein sequence is MTVTAPRSPAPPSVRSPRQWAIALAQSLVGTALGLLVLLIGFGALLVEFSDEPPAGLVGLYAVDALVGAVATLLVGPLRFLRPGRLHTAAHLLLAAAAGLSSWSLPAAALALHRIGVRRRITLDVAAILLVAGTSMVSLSIDARIRGEAPEALMLVAMAVIVVLALIPLLLGHVVGTRHELLVSLQERTASAERERETAQRERAAAEREAAALVREREAETARVRAEERAALARDMHDSISHHLAAIAMHAGAMAYREDLSAVALRRTAGTVRDNAQQANRELRTVLSGLRTAEDDAPLATAPTLAGIVERCREEGQEVELVWEGLTAQDLTARDRSTVVALARILAEVTVNAAKHAPGLPLQVTLSRWDEQVRLRARNPLPSEPTSTLSSGHGLLGVQERARLLGGDARHGASDGDFEVEAWMPW
- a CDS encoding DUF4383 domain-containing protein — encoded protein: MFIDGPVDPPLTRANEDPARAPVRWAAIVCGLFFLAIGFAGFVPGVTSNFNAIEMGYGSGAMVLGIFQVSMLHNIIHLLLGVAGFAQSRFSHSARRYLRIAGGLAAVLWLFGLLVDPSSMANFVPLNAVDTWAYFVLALVVVGLSFLPGDATSAAARSARRI
- a CDS encoding GNAT family N-acetyltransferase, giving the protein MTVSFARLDPTGDDHDTLVEFMTRNEFPFHVHPRWGAAEVDAAIGKGAYRDEDHDSFWIDHHDLGRLGVLRLEDLSDDAPLFDLRLDTPFRGRGLGVDVLRAVTDHVFGTMPAVKRFEGQTREDNIAMRRIFVRCGWLKEAHYREGWPVDGGTPLAAVAYGILRHDWEAGETTTFDWDDLPV